The genomic interval AAACCTTTTGCATCATGTATTTAAGGTCAAAATATCAGCGAAATAATATCTGATGATTATGAGAGCAGCATTTTACCGGTTCAGAGCTTTTAAATCTCTAATTATCTaactataatattcttgttatacAACAGATGCATTTCGGCCAGGAGCATTTTCTTTGTGAGAATGAGGCATGCTTAGAAAAGAAGTTTGTTGTTTTTCAAACTGAAGCAGAGATGAAGGTGAAATTTTGGAGAAATTCGTGTCTcttttctctttgtattccttaaacaatatcatGATTTGACAGACAGAATAATTCTCTGACCTTTATATGCATTTCCTTACAGAGGCATAATGCCCTTGAGCATGGGGGGAACATGTCACGTTCCAAGCGAAATGCCGCACTTAGGGTATTCAACTATCCTGAATTTCCTCACTCCTGAAACAGTTTGTCCTTTAGTTTATTTGTTGAAGTATTCTTCTCATTCACATTCTTCGTTCAGATACCAACTAGCTTCACGTATCGGCGGAACGAACAAGAGCAGCACCGAGGAAGAGGTCGTGGATTCCACCGAGATCCATCTGACAATCAGTTATCTATAGCGATACAAGCTAGCCTTGAAACAGCAGCAGCTGCTGATGGTAGATTTCAGGATTCTTCTTTTGGTGCTCATTCGAACTCTGAGCATAGGAGGGCGAGACGTGCCAATGCATTTGCAGGTTCCTCAGAAGTCTCAACTGTCAATGAAGGTCTGGAAGCATCTGTGAATCAAAACACTAGGACAACTCCAATACTAGAAGAATCCTCCTTCCCTCCTCTTTCTGATAGAGAACTACTAGAGCCTTCTTCTAGATATGTTCAAGCTCTTAGCCAAAGTTCCAGAAATCCTGTCAAACTTAGGGAAGAATCATTTCCTCCTTTACCTGGTGTGGCTAATAAGCCAAAGCCTACACAGGGATTAGATGGCTCTTCTGCAAATTCACTTGCTGCCCGGCTCCAACGTCACAGAGGCTCTATTGTGATTAACTCTGCTCCACAAAGGGCACTAGAGTATCATGAGATCTTCCCAGCTGCTTCTCAATTACGAACCGCGCCAAATAATGTCATCACATCATCCACTTCTACAAGTTCTCAACCACGAGCAAACCGGACAAGAGAAAATGGATTTAGATCACCTTCATCTGCTAGTTCTATTAATTCAGATGCTGCTAATAGGATGAGGCATTCAGTATCAGCTCCCAACCTAACTGGTGGGAGTTCTTCCAACCAAGCTATTCTGAGTGTCAAGGGAGAGGAATCATTGCCTCTAAGTAACCAATCTCATACTTCCGTGAGTGATATTCACACTGCTAATAAATCATTGGTAGAACAGATTCAAGCTAGCTTGGGTATGGATGAGGACAAATATAGTGCATTCAAAAGCATATCATTAGAGTATCGTCAAGGTGTGATTAATACTTCAGAATATCTTTCTTATGCTGAGCAATTTGGCCTGTCACATCTTGTTCTTGAACTGGCTCGTCTTTGTCCTGATGctcagaagcagaaggagctaATTGATGCTTACAATGTGAATTTACGGAACAAAGGACGTCTGCAAGAAAAAGCCAGCAATATGGATGGTAGAAAAGGCAAGGGCAAAATTTCAGCCCGAGCTGAAAGTAAGGCTAAGAATACATTAACTGATAACTTCCTGGATACAGTAAAGAAGCTGCAATTGAATCAGAAGGCTCAGGAAGAAGAGGTGGTGGAAGTGCTTTCAAAGGATGGCTACCGACTTTCTAAGGATAAACCACAATCGCCCAGAGTTTCCAACTCAGGTGCAACTAATGTCAATTCAATTGAAATTAGTGTCGACAGGGCACCCTATTCTGTCACAGACATAGCAAAGCCAAATTTGACTGATGGTGGGAGCGGTAAGCAACGTAAGAAGACATCAAAATTCCATAGGACACGCCTGGGTGATGGTTCAGCAGCTGCACTTGATCTTTCTCGCAGAGATGTTAATCTTGAAACACAAGAGAATGGAGCCATTAATGGTTCTTCTGAAACCATACCGATCCGAGGTGTTTGGCGTAGTGGCGGTGCACAGAGACTTTTCACAAACTCTAGTAAGAATGCCTGAAATGCGtcgatttcttttttttttccgaaCGTCATGTGGTTGATTTGGTAATCTATATGTATCAGGTTCTGCAACAAATGCATATCTGATGCATCGATACTATATTTTGCCATTTGCGACTCTTTCGCAATTATATTTTGTGTAATTTCACATGTTTCCAGAACCTTTTGAAATGTGCGCTAAGGATGGACAATGCAAAGTTTTGTGGTGGTCAGACCACATTTTATATATTGTTCGAATAGATTTGGCAAACATTCTCTGCACCTGCATATTAGTTGTCTCACTATGACTCCCAGCATAATTTGTCTAGTATTCTCATGCACGTTTCATTTAGCAAGGGAACAACTTAgcttagacctgaccacggttctgAACCATCGGTTCGACGATTTCAGGTAGGTCGATCCTTAATCTTAATCATTCAAGATGATTACGGTTTGGAACCGTCGATTCACGATTCGTCATGGttaagattattatgttaaaaaaattataaattaaacattaaaaattacacattgcaaattaaaatttattggaaaaaaagacttataattatttaagttgtctacgtattcccttaggggaatcaaagcccacgtaattcttttacatttttgttcttttacattttcattgacTTTCATTTTCCGTTCCTGTCGTATTCGTtcattcagtatcaaaatcttcaatttcgtcatctgaaagttgtatttcttggattcttttctccgctttgGTCCAATCATTCAGTAATATTTGAGCTTCCAATAAGTCAGGAGACAAAGTTGATTgccgttcatctaatatgttgtcgccgacactgaacgtctgctccacaggccacagcaacagttgacattggacaagttaaaattttttttgcgatcacggagaggacgggaaagttttgagccttctgtgaccaccattttaagatatcgaaattttcgctATTTGCTTCATTGAAATCAAAAgaagtaaaataattctcaagttcctgtgtggaacttgagaatTCTCCCAGACGTTTTGTCTGTTCTTTTAATACAAGTtctgcttttgtaagttttatattactactagtagtttgttgtatttcagaaatattaatgtgttccatattttacataatattaattataaatatcatataaataaattctaatattatatatataatattaactagatcaggagaagaagaattttaaattggaattaaagcgtcgtaatataaagttaacatttctggcaaaacttctaatttaaatctaggatctaaaacaaatgtaattaaataaatttcaggaataaaataaaaaatattttttccatttagttttcatagctaagatgcaaggagataaagattcattattaatacgtccgtttaaaattaatactatattagaaaaattttctaaaattaattgagtagtgggataataaacaccgaaaagttgttcggttgcatcattaaatatttttaaaatttcataaatactACTGTAAATATtacattgttgtgaaaataaatatatattagtattagtattagtattttgtgcaaaaaatgaacataataattctttatattcaaatgaatcttgtaataattggtatgctGAATTCCAACGTATTGGTACATCacatggaaattttttaggtctcattttattagttttacaaaacctaccccattatttcattatagatggatgagatcataaataagaaattgcaattctaattgatttaatataactttctaaaatttttaaatcatcttgaacacataaatttaaaacatagcatacacaacgaatatgaaaaaataaaccgccaataatatgttgacaaacaaattttagatcatttatacaagcggtattggaactagtATTAtctaataatattgaaaatattttatgagttaagccatattcttctaaaattaaatgtaataattgtgtgatgttatgagcattatgtgattcatcaaacactttataagctaacaatcttttttggaggttccaagagttatcgatccaatgacaagtcacacccatatacgaatgtgtttgccaatggtCATTCCAAATATCGAAACATaaaaaaactttattatctaatttactaaattcataaattaaattcttttttccttgttttactaattttttaattgtataaGTAAGTGTAGTTCTAGAAACACGTTTAGCAGAtgaattaagagattctttacaaaaatcttcaattgtgcatttagatccaaaactaaaagaaagatgttctacggaaacaaatttagctaatgattctcttaatttattatccgaatataaaaataaaccggaatcggtactaccgctagttgaagaaaatcttgataattgtgtttgagaacggtcgagtccaaaTTCCGTCGgatgcttcgtttctacatgtcgtttcaacgaacCATAGCCGCCGccagcttggaatttgtaggaagcattgcagtgcttacattttgcacgcatttctcccgacggaagagtgacattctcaaaatgtttagtgaaaatataaGACTTTAGAgaaggaagttcccgaaccttagaagtaattgcaatGGTACTTTCTTGtctttcgggtgtcggattcggaagatgctcgatctcatcattggtggattgaatgttggagtcctcctcccgcggattcattatttcttttctcttccgagctcgagatgacaCACCTCCGCTATCTCCTTCCAttataattgaaaattggaaacgaaaacatgtagagaatacgaaattgagattaagagtagagaagatgtgtatgaaaatgatgaaataaactctctatttatagagttttgatagtaacggacactaaatcatactCATTAATCAAAAAAcgatcaaatgatcctaaccgttgaaaaaaatacccaccccccccccccccccccactctcTCCGAACGGCTATGAACCGTCGGTTAACTAGCGGTTCAAGCtggtaaaaaaaaatgttgaaccgGTGGACTGAACCAGCGATT from Zingiber officinale cultivar Zhangliang chromosome 6B, Zo_v1.1, whole genome shotgun sequence carries:
- the LOC121991684 gene encoding E3 ubiquitin-protein ligase ZNF598-like isoform X2, whose product is MVKAMCRLSCSICDKNSESQGGEGTKRRTRFRSIEQLNGHLRHQHNLFTCNLCLEGRKVFICEQKLYTRSQLNQHKSTGDSEVDGNESERGGFMGHPMCEFCKNRFYGDNELYVHMSTEHYTCHICQRQHPGQYDYFRDYNDLEMHFGQEHFLCENEACLEKKFVVFQTEAEMKRHNALEHGGNMSRSKRNAALRIPTSFTYRRNEQEQHRGRGRGFHRDPSDNQLSIAIQASLETAAAADGRFQDSSFGAHSNSEHRRARRANAFAGSSEVSTVNEGLEASVNQNTRTTPILEESSFPPLSDRELLEPSSRYVQALSQSSRNPVKLREESFPPLPGVANKPKPTQGLDGSSANSLAARLQRHRGSIVINSAPQRALEYHEIFPAASQLRTAPNNVITSSTSTSSQPRANRTRENGFRSPSSASSINSDAANRMRHSVSAPNLTGGSSSNQAILSVKGEESLPLSNQSHTSVSDIHTANKSLVEQIQASLGMDEDKYSAFKSISLEYRQGVINTSEYLSYAEQFGLSHLVLELARLCPDAQKQKELIDAYNVNLRNKGRLQEKASNMDGRKGKGKISARAESKAKNTLTDNFLDTVKKLQLNQKAQEEEVVEVLSKDGYRLSKDKPQSPRVSNSGATNVNSIEISVDRAPYSVTDIAKPNLTDGGSGKQRKKTSKFHRTRLGDGSAAALDLSRRDVNLETQENGAINGSSETIPIRGVWRSGGAQRLFTNSSKNA
- the LOC121991684 gene encoding E3 ubiquitin-protein ligase ZNF598-like isoform X1, whose product is MDDSCAVCADPLEWVAYGPCGHREVCSTCVVRLRFVLGDRSCCICKTECPMIFVTKALGDYTRVVADFSVFLTGGTEGKTGEYWYHEDTQAYFDDADHYKMVKAMCRLSCSICDKNSESQGGEGTKRRTRFRSIEQLNGHLRHQHNLFTCNLCLEGRKVFICEQKLYTRSQLNQHKSTGDSEVDGNESERGGFMGHPMCEFCKNRFYGDNELYVHMSTEHYTCHICQRQHPGQYDYFRDYNDLEMHFGQEHFLCENEACLEKKFVVFQTEAEMKRHNALEHGGNMSRSKRNAALRIPTSFTYRRNEQEQHRGRGRGFHRDPSDNQLSIAIQASLETAAAADGRFQDSSFGAHSNSEHRRARRANAFAGSSEVSTVNEGLEASVNQNTRTTPILEESSFPPLSDRELLEPSSRYVQALSQSSRNPVKLREESFPPLPGVANKPKPTQGLDGSSANSLAARLQRHRGSIVINSAPQRALEYHEIFPAASQLRTAPNNVITSSTSTSSQPRANRTRENGFRSPSSASSINSDAANRMRHSVSAPNLTGGSSSNQAILSVKGEESLPLSNQSHTSVSDIHTANKSLVEQIQASLGMDEDKYSAFKSISLEYRQGVINTSEYLSYAEQFGLSHLVLELARLCPDAQKQKELIDAYNVNLRNKGRLQEKASNMDGRKGKGKISARAESKAKNTLTDNFLDTVKKLQLNQKAQEEEVVEVLSKDGYRLSKDKPQSPRVSNSGATNVNSIEISVDRAPYSVTDIAKPNLTDGGSGKQRKKTSKFHRTRLGDGSAAALDLSRRDVNLETQENGAINGSSETIPIRGVWRSGGAQRLFTNSSKNA